AATCGACAACAACGCACCTGAAACGAACAATGCCGCAGACCTTGCGACCTGCGGCACCTCACTAAAACCTAAACGAAACGGAACTCAGACGATCTTCTCGACCTGGCTGAAACCGAGCTCGACAGGGGTGTCGCGCCCGAAGATGGAGACCAGGACGGTGAGCTTCTGGGTGGCGGGCTCCACGTCGGAGACCGCGCCAGCCATGGTGGCGAAAGGCCCGTCGATGACGGTGACCTGGTCGCCGGCCTTGTAGGAGACCTCGACGGTGCGCTTCTTGGCGGCGGCGGGCTTGTCGCCAGCCTCCTTGAGCGCCTGGGACGAGATCATCGGGGCCATCATCTTGACGACCTCCTTGCGGCTCAGCGGCGCCGGCTCCTTGGTGGGGCCGACAAAACCGGTGACGCCTTCGGTCTCGCGCACGATACGGCGGGCATTCTCGTCGGGCCACATGCGGATGAGCACATAGCCGGGGACGCGCACGCGGGTGACGACCTTCTTGCCCTTGTCGGTGTGCTTCTCGACCTCTTCGAGCGGCACCTCAATCTGGAAAATCTGGTCTTCGAGGCCGTAGCTCTGGATACGCGACTCGACGTTGGCCTTCACGCGCTTCTCATAGCCGGAATAGGTGTGGAGCACATACCACTTGCCGTCCAGGCCACGCAGGCTCTTGGAGAATTCCTCGACGGCCTTGGTACCGGCGTCCTCAACGTTTTCGGTATCGGCGTCAGCGTCAGCGTCGGTGCCAGCAGCGGCGGCATCGGTATCACCCTCAGCACCCTCAGCGGGCTTGGCTTCGGCCGCCTCGGCGCTGTCGGCATCAGCGTTCGCGCCCTCGTCAACGGACTCGGCCGGCTGGTTCTCGGCGGTCGTGGTGTCCTCGGAGGCGGCTGCGGGCTGCGCGGCCTCGGCCGTCGCGGCGTCATCCTGCGGCTGGTCGGGCAGCGCGTCGAGGTTTTCGAGATTCACTTCATTATCCATACTGTTTGTCACCTTAAAGTTTTCTATATCAGCCGAAGATCCAAAGGGTCAGCTTGCCAAGACCCAAATCCATGCCCGTGACGGCGGCCATGAGCAGCACCACGAAAATGAACACGGCGACGGACCAACCGGCCAGCTCTTTGGTGGTCGGCGTGACGACCTTGCGCAGCTCATCGATAATCTGCTTGATGAACAAGCCGATACGCATGAATACGTTCGGTTTGACGCTCTCTTCAGAATCGTGTGCCTTCGCCATATCCGTCCTTCGTTTGGCTTTTCAATACTTGGCAGGGAAGGCGGGACTCGAACCCACAACCTACGGTTTTGGAGACCGTTGCGCTACCAATTGCGCCACTTCCCTAGGTGAACTCTGTCCACGATACTCGAAGCACGAGACCATGCGACATAAACCGCCGAGGTAATAGCTTAGCGAGTTTTCGTCGTTTCGTCCACTCCGTGCGTCGTGTCATCGAAGCGGTGATTCGGGCGACGATACCGAATCGGGTTGGCGCGATTCACGCAGCGCGATC
This Bifidobacterium sp. ESL0790 DNA region includes the following protein-coding sequences:
- the nusG gene encoding transcription termination/antitermination protein NusG: MDNEVNLENLDALPDQPQDDAATAEAAQPAAASEDTTTAENQPAESVDEGANADADSAEAAEAKPAEGAEGDTDAAAAGTDADADADTENVEDAGTKAVEEFSKSLRGLDGKWYVLHTYSGYEKRVKANVESRIQSYGLEDQIFQIEVPLEEVEKHTDKGKKVVTRVRVPGYVLIRMWPDENARRIVRETEGVTGFVGPTKEPAPLSRKEVVKMMAPMISSQALKEAGDKPAAAKKRTVEVSYKAGDQVTVIDGPFATMAGAVSDVEPATQKLTVLVSIFGRDTPVELGFSQVEKIV
- the secE gene encoding preprotein translocase subunit SecE; the encoded protein is MAKAHDSEESVKPNVFMRIGLFIKQIIDELRKVVTPTTKELAGWSVAVFIFVVLLMAAVTGMDLGLGKLTLWIFG